ATTTGACAAATCTCGATCACAGCTCCCATAGTTATTTGTTCTTACTGCCCAACAACGCCTTGTGATTGCTTTTTTGTCAATGAATAAATACTATtactcaaatatttttccagAATCGACAAATTTTTTCGGTCACGTTCGGTCATTTAACGCTAAatggtaaatatatttaatggtTTGTTATTTGCTTATGCTGGTGTTTCTGAGTCATTTTGGGGTTTAAACTTAGATCTAGGAGTGCGCTATAATTAGTATTTAACTTATTGCTATCTGCTGTGAGGATCTTTTGACCGCACTCAAAATGTACAAtatgaattaaatataacttatgACGTCACACAATCGATTCAactatattataaatatatattgggGTACGTGCgtttttaacaaattgtttagCGCTCTTGCCACATTACATACATCACTAAAAATGTACAGAATCAATTAAATCCGGTTCCAGCTTCCATTTGATTAACGGAAGAGTCGCGTAAAGGTTTTCAAGGCTTGCGAAATGGCTTTCGTTGTGTCAGATCTGCAAAAGGATGTACAATGTGAGAGTTtatgtaaaagaaaaacaaagagaaGCCTTACCTCAGCACTGTGCTACTGAACTCATCCAACTGCTGCTGCGTGGCGGTCACATAGCCACCACTGTTCTTCTTGGGCAGCGACTCCAGCGCCTGGGCCAGAAATGGCTGCATCCGATCGTTGCCCACCACCTGCTTCAGTTCGTGCAGCACCTCGGCCACATCGGCCAGCATATAGGAGTGCAGCTGGAAGACGGAGGCCTGAATCAAGTTCATGACCAAAGCTCCGCCATGCTGATTGGCCAGTTCCACCACCAAGGGACGACATTCTGCATTCCTACTGTGGCTATTCGTCCTGCCCCAAACCAGCAGATTGATGAAGAACTTCATCACCGAGGAGTTGGCCTCGCGATGGTCCAGCGCACAGGCTATCAGAGCGCACTGGAAGATCGGCGTTATGAGGCTGCTCTGGAGCAGCTGATGCGGACAGCAGTCCAAATAGCGCGAGGCCAAGCGGAAGAAATCGTCCACGGTATCTGGGTTGTTCTTAAGGCCATTCTCCATCTGCAGCAGGCCGAAGGTGGGTTCGATAAATGCCTGCAGCATCTCCAGCAGTACACCGATGCACTCGCTCGACCTGGCGAACTCGTCCACCAGTATGGAGCCCACGTAGAGGAAGCAACTGTGGTGCTGCACGGCATACAGGACCACCATTTGCTTGATCAGCGGCTCCACCAGCTGCACCGCTTGCTTTCTCACCATCCGGATGCCGTAGCGGATTAGTCGGCAGGTGCGCTCCATGATGCGCAGGTCGCTCTGGTACTTGTCCATGACCCGCGAGATGAGCGGCCAGGCGTCGTTCAGAATGGCCACCGTGGGATGCTCGACGGTGTCGGGCACGTCGGGATTTGTGTGCCTGATGATGGCGCAGGCTCTGTCTATCCAGTAAACGGGATCGCTGCGCTCTCCCTTCTGGGCACTAGCTTCACTGTTGCTACTCTCTGTCAGCTGAGCCAGCGGTTGCAGCTGGAAGCCGACAATTTCCCGCAGAGCTGGCTGCAGTTGCTCCCGCGGCAGACGCGTGAGTATAAGTGATATGCCCTTGAGCAGCCCAATGGCCACGTCATTGTTAATCTGAAAACTGTCCAGACTGCGGGCAATCTCCACCAGACCGCTGATGTGGCACACCATCTTCTGGCGGCAGGCGGAGCAAATGGAGGTCAGTGCCATGGCCGCAGCCGGCGCCAAGCCATTCTTCTGCTGCAGAGCGAACAGAAGAAAGTTGAGCACCGCCTCCAAGGATTCCGCATGGTTCTCGATCCATTCGCACAGCTCGCCGATCAGCAGGATCGCAGTGTATCGAACAGCTATGTGAGTTTGCTCCGACATATTGAGGATCGCCTCCACCACCTTGGGTATCACCTCGTTCTCCTCTCTGCGGGTGGTTAGGTTAATTGTTAATCTTTTACCTTATGAAAAAAGTCTATACATACGGCAGTATATTTTTGGCCACATTCTGCATAATAAAAAGCGCCGCTTCTGTGGACTCCCATGTGGTTTCCGGGACCTGCAGGATGTGGAACATTTGCTTGAAGCAGGCTCCGGATCCCACAATAAAGGCCACATCTTTGATAAGATCTGAGACCTTGCGTCGAAAGTCCTAAATAggaataacaaaacaattaactaTCTTTCTCCCCTTCAATATATGCAGAATAATgatttatgttattattagGCTTAAAGTTATTGTAAAGTTAATGAActctttaagtttttttactCTAGCTGTTAAAAGAAACCGGTTTTTATAAGAAGTGTCATGCAGACTTAGCTACTTTTagcattaaacaattttacaatCTGGTGAAATGGAATTGCttgttaatttgatttgaaataaaaactaaattatattacaaaaaaatacctaACCAGTTCGTGATCCTTATCACACTCACATAGAAATTGTTGTTCTCCTCGATGAGTCCGTCGTGGTCACTTTCCATCTGCGAGTGGCGAAACAGGGCGCTTATCAGCCGTTCGATGTGCGGCTTAAAGAGCGTTGTGAGTTTGTTGTCGTTGCGCTGGAAGAGATCCTCGCTGAGCTTGTACCACAGGTGGAAGGTGATCTCGGCCACCTCGTAGTCGAAGTGGCCGACACACAGCAGCACCAGATCCAATCCTTTCAGGCAGTAGTGCGGCTTCTGAGGATCCTCCAGCAGATTGTAGAAGAAGGCATCACACAGAGAGGTGAAAATCCTACAGTAGTTAATCGTTTTGTCGGTATCCTCGTGTGCCACACTCAAGTGATATGGCGTCTCCAACATGCAGACGGCCCCAAAGATCTGTGCCTCCACCGAGAACTCCGATTCGTTTGTGACGCCATCCTGACGTGACGTGTTCATGCAGGAGAGCAAGGCGCATACGCACTCGGTGGCATTGTCGTGCAGCTTGCCCGTGGTCTCCGGCAGCGAGAGCAACCGAAAGGCCAACTGGCTGAGGGCATTGTTGTACACGTGCGAGAGGGGAAAGGCGTGGATTACCAGCCAGGCACTATAGGTGCGCAATACCGCATTCCATACGCGCTGCTGGTCGAGATCCTCCCGCTGCATGCACGCGCACAGGAACTTAAGGACGCACTCGGCGCTGGCGTCCAGCTGCTTGTGCACCTCCTCGCGTCGATTGGCTCCGAGTCGCAGATACCGGGAGTCTATTTCCTCCGGCAGCACTTTGAGCACCTCCAACAACGGCCAAATGGCCGCAGGATGGGGAGCCAAAGTGACAAGCAGATCGTTGATCGGCTCCTGCCAGCTGGCCATCAGAAGGGCCAGATCGGCCACCGCCAAACTGAGCTGCGTCACAATCACATTGTCCGTCTGCTCGTCGATCTGTCCAATGTGCGTGATAAGGGAATCCCGCAGGGATTCGTGCGTGTGCGGGGGCAGTTCGCTGAAGGAGTTCTGAATTTTGTTTCGCATCGTCTGGGCGGCAAAGTAATTGGCGTGCAGATCTCGCTTCTGGTGCAGCAGCTCGTCCGCAATCGTCCACGAATAGATCTTTATGGGATTAACCAAAAAATTAGCCACGGAAAGAGAGTTGAGAGCACCGCACACACGACGTCTTCTGAACTCACCGACTTCTGGAACTCCTGCAGCCATTTGTTTGCCTTCTCCTGCTCTTTGGCATTGTTGCCCTGAAACAAGGCACTGATTGCTTGGTACACCACGTCCACCGAGTACGTATCCATTTCATCGGCAGCTATAATCAGcgcataaattttcttaattattattatactttATTAGCGATGGCTGAGGGCGCACATCCCGTGTATCGATAACGCAAGGAAGTAGCGCGCGATAGCTTAGGGATGTGCGTTTTCGTTAGTCTGCGACTGCAGGACTTTGACCAGGGTTGTCGAGTGCCTTAACTCTCGAACGTCAATCCTATcgattataatttgtatttagcaATTACCAcattaatataataacatttaataacCTGTCAATTTCTATCGAAAAATTACATTATACCTTGTGCTACATATTCTATGCCCAAATTAAACCCCAATCCAATAATGCcaacaaaaaagtaataaacatttcgtttgttattttgaaaactCTCCTTGCACTATCgcttataatataaatatatatcgtATATCTATAAACATTCGACTAATCGATAACTTTAGTGCTGCTCAACCCATCACTATTTGGCACGGATTGGATTTCAGCAATGCAATGGACTCGGATAGCACTGTAACTTCCTTGGAGGAGAACACCGAGAACTTCTGCACGAATCCCACGCGCGACATCCTCGCCGAGGGCATCACCAATCTCTTCAAGCCGACCATCGAGCGGCTGGACGAGCGTGTGGCCTCCACCATCCAACTGCAGGCGGAGCTGCGTGGCCAACTGGACGCACTGGCCGCCCAGTTGAGGGACATCGAAAAGGCCCAGAGTCAGATACCCGAGTTCGCGGACAAGGTGAAGGAGCTGCTGAACGTGAAGCACAAGGTGACGGTGATCAGCAACGTTTTGGGAACCAGCCAGGAGCGTCTCACCGGGCTCCACAAGCTAATCGAGAAGGAGCAACGGCGGCGACAGGCGCTCCTCGACTCTGCACTCAGCACCAACATATCCTAGATCCCCGTCCGCTATGGAGACGCCTTACACCGACCACTTGACCCTGGAGGACTACGAGCAGGTCTACGAGCCGGCGGAGGACTCGTTCCTGCTGCTCGATGCCCTTGAAAAGGATCTGGAGTACCTGGAGCAACTGCAGCCGCATCTTTGTTTGGAAATGGGCTCCGGTTCGGGTGTGATTATCACGGCTCTGGCCAAGAAACTGGCCAGCTGCTCGCTATGTCTTGCCACGGACATCAATCCCAAAGCCTGCGATGCCACGCGAAGAACTGCTGCCCGAAATGGAGCCCGTTTGGACAGCATTCGCTGCAACCTGACGGATGCACTGCGTCGGCAATCCGTGGACTTGCTGCTCTTCAATCCACCCTATGTGGTGACCAGCGATGAGGAGCTGCATACCCAGAAGTTCGATTCCCACAGCGAGTCCTCAACGGAGCGCAATCTGGTCTTCTCCTGGGCCGGTGGACAGGATGGGCGACGCGTAACGGACATTCTACTGAAGCAACTGGATGACATTCTTTCGCCTCGGGGCGTTCTCTACTTACTTCTTCTGCGGGAGAACAAACCGGAGGACATTATCACACACTTAGAGGGCCTCAAGTTCCGGGCTGTTAAGTTCATGGAGCGACGCATTCCTGGCGAGCATCTATACATACTGAAGGTCACCAGgtcctcctcttcctcctccACCTCATGACTCGTGCAATAAACTCGTTGGTTGACTGGAATATCAAAAGCtagttgtattttaattagaaGGTAAACCatataaaagttaaagtttacaTTTGATACTTAAAATACCTATTATTCagtacaatttttattaaagattaaCTAATACCTATATCGTGCCCCAAGAAATTTTTTTGGGGTAATCATTTTGTATCCTTAAAAAGGATGACTTTCTTGCCAACccaatagtaaaaaaaaagagatttaGGTAAAATcccattatttattattataaatggtattatacgattttaaatgttcagTAATTACTGCTTTTTATTCGTAGCTAAAACTAATACCTCATAACTTATAAataggttttaatttaaaatataatcatCGTTACAGAcgtaagggtataaaaactccGACTCATTGTCTAAAAAGCTATAATTTGTGCTTTTACAGTGGTGGTTCTCATTCCCAGATTGGGGAAAATGTGTACgcttaaatttgaaaactaaTCCCGCTCAGTTTTCCAATATCCCCAACGAAATATCAGCTGTCATTATTGATACGCATATGTTgctttaaagaaaatggttgTGTAATTACTTCCGCTCCAAACAAAGCTATTTTAATCGAAATTTAGTTTCCAATTAAATCCCTTAACCATCCCTTACAGCATTCAATATGTTATTCTATAGGGAGGTTTGCAGAAACCAGTATTGTCAACCCCCGAAAACGCAAACATGAAATCTGGGAGGGATGGATCCTGTACATCATGTGTGCCGGAACGGAATATAGGCAGAAGCCAATCAATGAATTATGTACCTACATGTCGGTGGGTAAAAACTCCTTCCCCTGACTAACCCACTCCACCCCAATCAATCCTAAGGGGTAGCTGCCCCACCCAAAATGGCTACTCCAGTGATAAAAACAACGTCAAAGCAATTGAAACAAACTTTTTATTGGCATCTACTAGATGCCAATCGGTATGTACGTATGATTTTCGCTTTCACGTAATTACAATACTTTATTTCATCGTTCCAAAAATGCTTCATATTCTCTTTTTCGATTCGTGGTTCTGGTTTTACTGCCTTGCACTATCAAATGGAGgttatttttgcacttggcAGATACATTATTAATTGGTATTTACAAAAATGCATGTTTTTTTAACATCGTTATTGCTATGTCTGTATCAAATCGGCATATATATCAGctatattgattttaattattcagtTGTCGGTCAAGCCTTAAAGCCTTCAGCTTTTCGATCTGAGTCAGTGGGTGGtctgtgtatatatgtatgtctTTCTGGGTTATATCAGTTAGATTGGAGGATAGTGGTGGTCGGGTTGGCTGGTTTCGGCGGCATTCAGTAGCGAGTACCTTGATTGACCAACTGGGCACATTTCTTTGTCAAATATCAGTCGTTATATTTTGAGAACTCGTTTTGCGATTGTGTATAAATAGTTTGGATACCCTTACTGATAGATACATGTaacattaaaagttttattatgttttgcTCATTATTCGATTCTCGGGTCggtttttacaatttacaaataaattaagcttATCATCGACTATCGATTCGCTCGCACAATTTATCAACAGAATAATTAAACTCTTCGCTTTAATACTGACATAAGTACTTAAGACTATGCATAGTGTATAGTTAAATGCTGAAACGAAACAGAAAGATAGAACTCAAACTTCCCgatgtcttatttttttttttgccccaaAAAGCGAAGACCAGGAAATTGTGGGAGCGTGACTGTGGCCACAGTGGGCgcaaaaattttgaaaccATAGCTAAAACTTGAGTGTCGTCGGCGAATGCGTGTAGAACATTCATTTGACTTCAATGATTCTTgcgatttatttaaatacaatttttatgtttttatttgttttgtatttaattgcatttgctgtttctttttcatttttccattttccatttttctcttttgtatttttttgtttctttcgaTCATTCATAAATGTAACGTCTAATttaataatgaattttaatatattgtgtgtgtgtgtgtgtgtctgtgtttaATTCACGGGCTTCGTTTACGCTACATTTTTAAtctttgtatattttgttttacgcATAAACTGGGCGTTTAAATTAGGACTTATGACATAAAGGAAAGAaagattttggttttgtt
This genomic stretch from Drosophila gunungcola strain Sukarami unplaced genomic scaffold, Dgunungcola_SK_2 000001F, whole genome shotgun sequence harbors:
- the LOC128263328 gene encoding transportin-3 yields the protein MDTYSVDVVYQAISALFQGNNAKEQEKANKWLQEFQKSIYSWTIADELLHQKRDLHANYFAAQTMRNKIQNSFSELPPHTHESLRDSLITHIGQIDEQTDNVIVTQLSLAVADLALLMASWQEPINDLLVTLAPHPAAIWPLLEVLKVLPEEIDSRYLRLGANRREEVHKQLDASAECVLKFLCACMQREDLDQQRVWNAVLRTYSAWLVIHAFPLSHVYNNALSQLAFRLLSLPETTGKLHDNATECVCALLSCMNTSRQDGVTNESEFSVEAQIFGAVCMLETPYHLSVAHEDTDKTINYCRIFTSLCDAFFYNLLEDPQKPHYCLKGLDLVLLCVGHFDYEVAEITFHLWYKLSEDLFQRNDNKLTTLFKPHIERLISALFRHSQMESDHDGLIEENNNFYDFRRKVSDLIKDVAFIVGSGACFKQMFHILQVPETTWESTEAALFIMQNVAKNILPEENEVIPKVVEAILNMSEQTHIAVRYTAILLIGELCEWIENHAESLEAVLNFLLFALQQKNGLAPAAAMALTSICSACRQKMVCHISGLVEIARSLDSFQINNDVAIGLLKGISLILTRLPREQLQPALREIVGFQLQPLAQLTESSNSEASAQKGERSDPVYWIDRACAIIRHTNPDVPDTVEHPTVAILNDAWPLISRVMDKYQSDLRIMERTCRLIRYGIRMVRKQAVQLVEPLIKQMVVLYAVQHHSCFLYVGSILVDEFARSSECIGVLLEMLQAFIEPTFGLLQMENGLKNNPDTVDDFFRLASRYLDCCPHQLLQSSLITPIFQCALIACALDHREANSSVMKFFINLLVWGRTNSHSRNAECRPLVVELANQHGGALVMNLIQASVFQLHSYMLADVAEVLHELKQVVGNDRMQPFLAQALESLPKKNSGGYVTATQQQLDEFSSTVLRSDTTKAISQALKTFTRLFR
- the LOC128262440 gene encoding SNAPIN protein homolog, which encodes MDSDSTVTSLEENTENFCTNPTRDILAEGITNLFKPTIERLDERVASTIQLQAELRGQLDALAAQLRDIEKAQSQIPEFADKVKELLNVKHKVTVISNVLGTSQERLTGLHKLIEKEQRRRQALLDSALSTNIS
- the LOC128262439 gene encoding methyltransferase N6AMT1 → METPYTDHLTLEDYEQVYEPAEDSFLLLDALEKDLEYLEQLQPHLCLEMGSGSGVIITALAKKLASCSLCLATDINPKACDATRRTAARNGARLDSIRCNLTDALRRQSVDLLLFNPPYVVTSDEELHTQKFDSHSESSTERNLVFSWAGGQDGRRVTDILLKQLDDILSPRGVLYLLLLRENKPEDIITHLEGLKFRAVKFMERRIPGEHLYILKVTRSSSSSSTS